In Nonomuraea sp. NBC_00507, the following are encoded in one genomic region:
- a CDS encoding TrpB-like pyridoxal phosphate-dependent enzyme: protein MIPSNWYNIVPDLPAPPPPPLHPGTRQPIGPDDLTPLFPMELIAQEVSGERFVAIPQEVLDVYRLWRPTPLIRARRLEKALGTPARIYYKYEGGSPAGSHKPNTAVPQAYYNAREGVRLLTTETGAGQWGSALAFACSQFDVECQIWMVRASYDQKPYRRSLMQVYGATVHASPSSVTGAGSKVLADHPDSPGSLGIAISEAVEVAAATPDARYALGSVLNHVLMHQTVIGEEALEQLPEMPDLVIGCTGGGSNFAGLTFPFLREKLAGRISTVFRAVEPAACPSFTRGVYAYDFGDTAGLTPLLKMHTLGHSFVPDPIHAGGLRYHGMSPLLSHMYELGLFEAVTRSQSECFEAGVRFARTEGIVPAPEPTHALAETIAEALRCKESGEEKVILTALCGHGHFDLAAYDRHLAGQLEDYTLPQDRIDQALTELPG, encoded by the coding sequence ATGATCCCCAGCAACTGGTACAACATCGTTCCCGACCTGCCCGCTCCGCCGCCTCCACCACTGCATCCCGGCACCAGGCAGCCCATCGGGCCGGACGATCTGACTCCGCTCTTCCCCATGGAGCTGATCGCGCAGGAGGTCAGCGGGGAGCGGTTCGTCGCGATCCCGCAGGAGGTGCTCGACGTCTACCGGCTCTGGCGGCCGACGCCGCTGATCCGGGCGCGGCGCCTGGAGAAGGCGCTCGGCACGCCGGCGAGGATCTACTACAAGTACGAGGGCGGCTCGCCCGCGGGCTCGCACAAGCCGAACACGGCCGTGCCGCAGGCCTACTACAACGCGCGCGAGGGCGTACGGCTGCTCACCACCGAGACGGGCGCCGGGCAATGGGGATCGGCGCTGGCGTTCGCCTGTTCCCAGTTCGACGTCGAATGCCAGATCTGGATGGTCCGCGCCTCCTACGACCAGAAGCCGTACCGCCGCTCCCTCATGCAGGTGTACGGCGCCACCGTGCACGCCAGCCCGTCCTCCGTGACGGGCGCGGGCAGCAAGGTGCTGGCCGACCACCCCGACTCCCCGGGCAGCCTGGGCATCGCCATCAGCGAGGCCGTCGAGGTGGCCGCGGCGACCCCCGACGCCCGCTACGCGCTCGGTTCGGTGCTCAACCACGTGCTCATGCACCAGACGGTGATCGGCGAGGAGGCGCTCGAGCAGCTTCCCGAGATGCCCGACCTGGTCATCGGCTGCACGGGAGGCGGCTCCAACTTCGCCGGCCTGACCTTCCCGTTCCTGCGGGAGAAGCTGGCGGGACGGATCTCGACCGTGTTCCGTGCGGTCGAGCCCGCCGCCTGCCCGTCGTTCACCCGCGGCGTCTACGCCTATGACTTCGGCGACACTGCCGGGCTCACGCCGCTGCTCAAGATGCACACGCTGGGGCATTCGTTCGTGCCTGACCCGATCCACGCGGGCGGCCTGCGGTACCACGGCATGTCGCCGCTGTTGTCGCACATGTACGAGCTGGGCCTGTTCGAGGCCGTCACCCGATCCCAGAGCGAATGCTTCGAGGCCGGCGTGCGTTTCGCCAGGACGGAGGGCATCGTGCCCGCTCCTGAGCCCACGCACGCGCTCGCCGAGACCATCGCCGAGGCGCTGCGCTGCAAGGAAAGCGGCGAGGAGAAGGTCATCCTCACCGCGCTCTGCGGCCACGGGCACTTCGACCTGGCCGCCTACGATCGTCATCTGGCCGGGCAACTGGAGGACTACACCCTCCCGCAGGACCGCATTGACCAGGCCCTCACCGAACTACCGGGGTGA
- a CDS encoding 50S ribosomal protein bL37 yields MAKRARKGKARKKKKANHGKRPTAR; encoded by the coding sequence ATGGCCAAGCGCGCACGCAAGGGCAAAGCACGCAAGAAGAAGAAGGCTAACCACGGCAAGCGGCCCACCGCACGCTGA